The DNA sequence TTACAATCATGTTTGTTtatggaaaacaaatttatttactttaagaACAACACTGATTGTTATCTAAAACACTGGAGGTCTCTGTGGCATGCACAGATTATAATACGCTTTCTTATCCCAGAACTCCACACCCTTCCAACCACACCAGCCTTTCGCCAACACCGTCCCTATCTCATCCAGCCCCGTATAGTGGGGGTCCAAtattaaaaacttcaaatttccGTTATTCCTATCGTAATCCACCCCGAGAATTGTGTGCGCCAATACACCACCACCAATCATAATCGGTGTGCCCTGCGTATCAAAATGGTACACCAGTTCGGAGCCTTTGGTTGCCATTTCCTCTCCGGAACTCACGTGCATTATTTTCGAGTCCACTTTGACAAATTCATTCAAACACATCGACACCTCGGTGGAACCAATCCATTGCCGGGATCCGACAAAACTGGATGGTTTGTCACCTACTTGCACCAGATACTTCTGAATGTCATTGTGCGTCGGGATTCGAACATCAGCGTAGCCCTGATAGATGAACCATGAAATGAGCGTTTGCAAAGAACGATAGGCACAGCCCCACCCATCGTCATTAAAACCATCCTGCATGTAGTGGTGGTAACTGTATCGCCCCTGTACCAACGATAACCGTCCATCCGTTACTGAAATAAAACCTAATTGGATAAAGTTGAACAAAGAAATAATTTAATCACTCACACTGCCTTTTAACTCCAACGTGTGGATTGAATAAAAGTTTACTGCCATCTTGTCTGAATCGGAAGCCGTTGGCCTTTCGGAAAAAGGGTCGGTTCGTTCGTAACCCGAACTGTTCATGCAGGGATCTCCGCTTTTCAAGAAGAAATTCAtctgaaaaataatacaatAAATCATCTAACATATCATaacattttaatttttcgaCAAACCTTCTGTCTCAGCCAACTCGCGAACCGGATAAACACATGTCAGAAAGTGACCCAAACCATCAGGAAGCATATGGTAACATTTTGATACATGAACCTTTTTGTAGAATGCCAACTGCTCAATAAAACTGCTCTGGATCAAGCGCAATGATCGACACACACTTTCTACCAGAATGTCGT is a window from the Topomyia yanbarensis strain Yona2022 unplaced genomic scaffold, ASM3024719v1 HiC_scaffold_517, whole genome shotgun sequence genome containing:
- the LOC131695761 gene encoding probable Ufm1-specific protease 2 codes for the protein MTPKLKISEFVLQRIARVTSQCSGELFGIMCRGTLTVLGFILEGKEKSSTLNYSKVLNNFPTEIDLCGLIKFGPCTDAEAHLSEILQDVDITDNPVLLNCDADGEVKASLFKHSQLEAISYEVVSEADLFRDYMFLRLQCSLELFCEQNEKSISLSLFTLRKRLASGNVAFSVAGTDVILNGGSSGSQVIGLSPEDTMESLLGLTAKTGEDDGFSAKIGKKKTGNNIIPTEYQVLNINMLVKISKDAQDEKLTREACNVTIDSKNGYNKIKIPLQVDVLSMLHRETKVILCYDILVESVCRSLRLIQSSFIEQLAFYKKVHVSKCYHMLPDGLGHFLTCVYPVRELAETEDEFLLEKRRSLHEQFGLRTNRPFFRKANGFRFRQDGSKLLFNPHVGVKRQLTDGRLSLVQGRYSYHHYMQDGFNDDGWGCAYRSLQTLISWFIYQGYADVRIPTHNDIQKYLVQVGDKPSSFVGSRQWIGSTEVSMCLNEFVKVDSKIMHVSSGEEMATKGSELVYHFDTQGTPIMIGGGVLAHTILGVDYDRNNGNLKFLILDPHYTGLDEIGTVLAKGWCGWKGVEFWDKKAYYNLCMPQRPPVF